TTACCAGGTGGGGAGAAAGAAGTTGCTGGAGATAGAGGCTGGACTTGAAGCACAAGGGTATAAATGCCCCAAAATGTCTCAGGCGAAGAGAAAGCAGTTACAGGAACTTCACAGTTCGCGGTCTAATCCCTGGAGGCAAGAGGCCAGAGCTGGCTACTTGGCATGGAAGGAGAGGCAGGAGAGCCAATCCTAGGGAGGTTATCATTTCCTCCCAGGGGTTCATTGAGTCTGGCGTTTTCCTTCTTCAGGAAGAGGATGGTTTCCTCTAGGGAGTCAATCTTGGAGTAGGCTTCCTTGAGTTTTAATTCAAGTTCCCTAACTCTCTGATTACCGCTAATGTCAGAGGTCATTAGTTCTACTTCAGAGCTAACAGAAAGGTGTCCATAATAAGAGTCATTCATGTGGTCAGAATGTCCTAAAGACCATGACCGTTGTTTGGTCGTCAAACCAGCAATTGTGCCATGGTAATTTGCCAGATGGCGCAGGGCATGAGTTTGGGTGAAACCTTGACCGCCTACTTGAGTTATATACCGTAATAGAACAGTGTTCATTCTCCTAGAGACAATATCCTTAATGGTACTTGGTGGAGAGTCTGCTTTAGGAGTGCATTCGGGCATTGGTATTTCTGGACTTTTAATATCCAACAATTCAATGAGATTATCCTAATCTCATTGAATTGTTGGGGCAGATATTCGCCCTCCAGTTTTAATGGTTATCCAGTGGTGTCTTCCACTGTCATCAGTGACCCAAAACCCATCACCCAAAACTATAAGGTTTTCTAGGTTCTCTGGGTCATAGAGTGCCAGGAAAACCTTATCTCCTCTCTTGACAGGTTTGTCAAGATTGAGAATAGATTTAAATTCAGATGCCCTAAAACCGTAAATCAAGTTAAAGCAGAATGCCTTAAACCATGACCTACGTTTATCCAAAGCTTTCTGTTGTTTACCTGTTAACTCATAACCATTGAGTCCTAAAACCCTATCCCTGAAATCTAAAAAAGATTTAATGTCAATGGTTTGTTCCTTGTTTTTGGTGACTACTCGAATAGTTCCAAAGTGACTTGTTACCTTATCTAACTCAGCAGAAAGTTTGCAATCTCTCAGAAGCTTACAGCAAGCTGTGTAAGCATTTTTGAATCCTTTGGTTTTCTTCTGATGAAGTTCATTCCAATTGCGAGTAATCTCAGAGATGATGTTTTCCCCAGTAAGCCTAAGCTTGGGGTTTAGCTTCTTAAAATAGACCTGATAGGTCTTGCTGTAAATACTCAGAGTATTAGTCTGAAGTTTCTCATCACTCCTGTCCCTACCGCACTTGTCATAGCCTGAAAGATAGTTTTTCTTCACAATCTCAATGGCATCGCCAATAGTTAGGCAATCATCAACAAGGGTTTTAGTCCCTTTGATTTCTGACTCGTACCATTCCCAGAATTCGGACTCTGACTCAAGGGTTTTGAGTTTGTCCGAAACGGCGATCGCCTTAGCCAGAGCATTGACGCAACCATCGCGAGTAAAGTCTTCATTGCAACCATTATTAGCCGTTGTTGCCTTGGTAGCTGTCTTGAATCGGAGATACAACCGGTTACCGCTACTGACAATACGAACGCCCTTGGGGGTACTCTTCTGGCAAGCTTTAAGGTAAGACCTTACCAGTTCGTGGTCTACCTGCTTGGAGATGTCAATCTGATTAGAGTGAAAATACTCATTCACCAAGCTCCAGGTCTGTTTTACATAGGTGTCCATGTTCAACACCCTTTCAACACATTTTCAAGGTTCAGTGCGTGAAATATATGTAGAGGAAGGCTTTTAGCTATTCAAATGGCGTTAGCCCTAAGAAGTAGGTCAGGTTCAAGTCCTTTCATCCGCATTGCCTGAAAAACTGGCGGTAAAAGGTCTTTCACCTCCTCATCGCCAAGACAAGAGAACCTACAACCTAAAAACAACCTTTTTCAAGGTTACCCTATCAGGAGTGAATAGGTAAAGCTGGGTCATATTACAGGTGATTGAGGTTGTAGCACAAAAGAACTCCCCAGATTGGACTCGAACCAACATTCTATCGGTTAACAGCCGATCACTCTACCATTGAGCTACTAATGAAAACGCGATCGCTCTCCAGCCCCTTAGCTCGGTGAACCGTGCAAAGAGTGATGGGAGAAATATCATCAGAAAATAGCGCGTCGATCGCCTTTCCCAGATTTTCGATCGATTGTGACTCGGGATGAGATTCGTAGATGGAGTGAATGGCATCCACCCTATCCTTGGGTTGTTCCATTAACAGTCAGCCCCTGCGAAGCCCATGATAGCCTGCCTTGGGTCGCCAACAGATAGCATCCAACCGCGATCGCTACGGTTAGAGAATTAGTTTTGCTCTCTCACGACTACCGATATGCTGCGAGTTCCAGATCTAACTGTAGAAGACTCGTTGGCAACAGCAGAATAAGGCCATAAGCTAGAAACTTGCCTGAATGGGTAGTGGATTGAAAGGAGCAATGGGAGTATCTCAATTGAACAAAAATTACGTTAAACTCAGAAAGCATCAATGGGTTCACCTACCGTTGAATTGAGGAGTGTAGATTATGAAGCATTATTTACAAAAGATCCTAGGCGTAGGAGCGATCGCTCTCGGAACTGCCCTCGGAACGCTCAGTTTTAACCCCCAGCCCGCCCAAGCACAAGCCGCCTATGGCAGTTATATCGGTGTTGGGCCTGCTGTTGGTTTGGTTGAAGGGGGGAATGCTAACCGGCAAATTGCAGGAGTCATTGCCGTGCGCTACAAATTCCTAGAAATTCCCCTCTCCATGCGAGTACAAGGGTTTATTTTGGGTGGATCGGCAGCAGTCGTTCCCACCGTATCCTACGATTTTCCTCTCAACTGGCAAACCGATGCCTATATTGGTGCAGGCTATTCCTTTGCCAATGGGAATAATGTTTCACCCTTGGGCAATCAAAACGGCTTTGCCCTACAACCAGGGATTGATTACATGATTCCATCGAGTAATGCGGTGATTTTTGGTAATGCGGTCATTGCCTTCGATGCCTATCGAAACACAGGAGAAACTGCCGTTTCTCTGCAAGGGGGAATTGGGTTGAGATTTTAGTGGGGCCAAGTGTAGTGATACAATTCAATTGCATTACTATTACTTAAGTACAGGGGCTGGACGTGGTTCAAGCACCATTATCAAATTCATCTCAGGGGTTAGGGCGATCCCATAACCCCGCTACTCTCCCTAATGAATCCTCATTAGCGGTATGGCTCGATCGCCTCAGCGATCGGATTATTAACGGAAAACGGCTTACTCAAGAAGAAGCTCTGGAACTGACGCAAATTCAAGGTCAGGACAACATCCTCTTACTATGTGCCGCAGCCGATCGCGTGCGTCAAGAATGCTGTGGTAATGTGGTAGATCTGTGCAGTATCGGCAACGTTAAATCGGGTAGTTGTTCGGAAAACTGTGGCTTTTGTGCCCAGTCTGCTCACCATCCAGGCAAAGATTCCCCCATTTACGGACTCAAATCCACAGAAGAAATTTTAGCCCAAGCCAAAGCAGCCGCAGCCGCAGGCGCTAAACGGTTCTGTCTGGTGAGTCAGGGACGGGGGCCAAAATATAGCTCTCCCAAATCTCAAGAATTTGAACAGGTTTTAGAAACCGTTCGTCAAATTATTGACCAAACCGACATTAAGCCCTGTTGTGCCCTCGGTGAAGTCACCCCAGAACAAGCTCAGGCCCTTAAAGAGGCTGGAGTCACTCGCTATAACCATAACCTAGAAGCCTCTGAGGACTTTTTCCCCTCCATCGTCAGTACCCACCAATGGCGCGATCGCGTGGAAACGATCAAAAACCTCAAAGCCGTTGGCATTCAAGCCTGTGCTGGCGGTATTTTAGGCATGGGGGAAAGCTGGGAAGACCGGGTCAATTTAGCCCTCTCCCTCCGGGAATTAGACGTAGAATCTGTGCCCTTAAATCTACTGAATCCCCGCCAAGGAACGCCCTTAGGGGAACGTTCCCGACTCGATCCCTACGAAGCTCTGAAGGCGATCGCTATTTTCCGCCTTATCCTACCCGAACAAATCATCCGCTATGCCGGTGGACGGGAAACCGTCATGGGAGAACTGCAAGCCCTAGGACTGCAAGCTGGCATTAACGCCCTGCTCATTGGTCACTATCTCACCACCCTAGGACAACCTCCAGAAGCTGACCATCAAATGCTCGCTTCTTTAGGACTTGAAGGGGGAGAAGCCCCCATTCCTGGAGGGCATTGAAATCCAGCAATGTGATTCATTTAAATGAACTGTTGTGGGCATTTATTGGCCTGCTTCTTACCATTGGGGGAACCTTTTTAGAAGCCTTTATTGCCTCCCCCATGTGGTCTTTTCAAGACCATCTTTTATCCCTCCATTCCCTCGGTGTAACCTATCAGATTGGAGGCGTTTTATTAGTGGGGTGCATGGGAGGTAAAAAAGCCGGAGTTTTATCTCAAATCGGCTATTTAATCATGGGCTTAACCTGGTTTCCTGTATTTTCCCAAGGAGGAGGATTAGGTTATCTTAAAGAACCCTCCTTTGGCTATTTGCTCGGATTCATTCCTGGAGCATGGATTTGTGGTGTTTTGGCGTTTCGCTTCCCTCCACGCCTGGAATTCTTAGCCCTGAGTTGCCTGGGAGGATTAGTCAGTATTCATCTGACGGGTATCTTATATTTAAGTTTGACTGAGCTATTTTCCTGGACTCCAGAAAGCAGCCAACAGCTCTTAAATACAATTATACAATATTCTCTATTTCCCCTTCCCGGACAACTGGTTGTTGCTTGTGCAGCGACAGTCATTGCTTACCTCTTGCGCCATTTGATGTTTTATTAAATGAATAATACAGCTAACTTGCTCGATGAAATTCAAGAAAAATCCCTTATTTTGGATATTGGCGTTAATTAGTTTAATATTGGATCACCTAGCTAAGTTTTGGACGATCCAGAATTTTGAATTACATGAGAGTTGGCCGCTCATACCCGGTGTTTTTCATTTTACATACGTCCGCAATTATGGCGCTGCCTTTAGCTTATTTAGCGAAAATGGAGAATGGTTGCGTTGGCTATCCTTAGGGGTAAGTTTAGCTCTCATGGCTTTGGCCTGGTATGGGCCAAAAATGACACGCTGGGAACAGGCGGGTTATGGCTTTATTTTAGGAGGAGCTTTAGGCAATGGCATTGACCGGTTTGTGGCTGGGTATGTGGTGGATTTTCTCGATTTTCGATTGATTCGCTTTCCGGTCTTTAATTTAGCGGATGTCGCCATTAATATCGGTATTATTTGTTTGTTAATCGCTACAATTTATCCGGAAATGAGAACCAAGAAAAAGGCTTAATACCCAGAGCCAATCTTCCGGTATGGTGATTGGGTAAGTTCTATAGCAATTGATGCAGCTTTTGATAAAGGAAAACGTTTGATGCAAATTACCAATACCATCCACTTCCGAAACCTCAAAGGGGATATTTTTGGGGGGCTAACTGCCGCCGTCGTTGCCTTACCGATGGCCCTTGCTTTTGGAATTGCCTCCGGTGCTGGCGCTTCTGCGGGGTTATGGGGGGCGATCTTAATCGGATTTTTCGCGGCTTTATTTGGCGGTACTCCCAGCCTGATCTCCGAGCCTACCGGCCCGATGACGGTTATTGTGACAGCAGTAATTGCCGAATTAATGGCCAACAATCCAGATAGCCCAGAAACGGGTCTGGCCATGGCTTTTACCGTGGTGATGATGGCAGGAGTTTTTCAAATTCTCTTCGGTATCCTGCGACTGGGGAAGTATATTACAATGCTTCCCTATAACGTCATTTCGGGGTTTATGACCGGAATTGGTGTGATTCTGATTTTTCTGCAAATTGCCCCGTTTATCGGTCAACAAACCCCACCAGGAGGGGTTCTTGGGGTAATTAAAGCATTCCCTGATTTAATTTCTAATATCAGTCCCTGGGAAACCTTTTTAGGATGGATTACTTTAGGAATTTTGTTCTTTTATCCCACACAACTGAAAAAACTCATGCCGCCTCAACTGGTGGCTTTGGTGATTGGAACGGGCATCTCTTTGATGTTTTTTAGAGATATTGATATCCGCACGATCGCCACTATTGGAGAAATCACTCCCGGTTTGCCGGAACTGCACATGCCGACATTTACCCCAGGCACTTTGCGGTTAATGTTTGTGAATGCGATGGTTTTAGGTATGGTTGGCTCCATTGATTGCCTCTTGACCTGTTTAGTCTCGGATAGTTTGACTCGGACTGAACATAAATCCAATAAGGAATTAATCGGTCAAGGGGTTGCCAATTTAATTACCGGTTTATGTGGGGGCATTGCGGGTTCTGGGGCAACAACGGCCACTGTGGTCAGTATTCAAGCTGGGGGACGGACTGCTTTAGCGGGAATTAGTCGCGCCTTAGCCTTATTAATTGTGGTGTTATGGGCAGCCCCGTTAACTTCAGGAATTCCTTTAGCTGTTTTAGCCGGAATCGTCTTAAAAGTGGGGATTGATATTATTGATTGGGGCTTCCTAAAACGGGTTCATACAATTTCTTGGAAGGCTGCTGGAATTGTTTATAGTGTGGTTCTTCTGACGGTGTTCGTGGATTTAATGGTGGCGGTAGCGGTGGGCGTTTTCATCGCCAATATTTTAACCATTGAACGTCTGGATGAACTGCAATCTCAGTCTGTCAAAGCGATTACTGATGCCGACGATCAAATCGTAATGAGTCAGGAAGAAAAGGGAATTTTAGATGCGGCTAATGGTCGGGTTTTGCTGTTCCATTTGAGCGGGCCGATGATTTTTGGGGTAGCGAAAGCGATTTCCAGAGAACATGGTGCGATTGGGAGTTATGATGTGTTGATTGTCGATTTGAGTGAAGTGCCGATTCTTGGTGTTACTTCTTCTTTGGCGATCGAAAATGCGATCCAAGAGGCGATCGATGATGGACGAGATGTGATTGTAGTTGGAGCAACCGGAAAGGTGAAACGTCGTTTAGAAAAGCTCGGTATTGCTGGCTTAATTCCCGGCGATCGCTGGATGGGCGATCGCCTAACCGCCCTGAAGGAAGGTTTACACATAGTCCGGCAAAAACAAGCCTCGAATACCATTTCTCTTTAATACTCCCTATCGATTCTGGGGAAAGCAAGGGGCCCCCAGCCCCTTATTTGGGCTTGAGGGTCTTGATTAAAAAGTAGAACCCAATGGTTAGAGCGAGGATGATGGAAGAAATACCGAATAGAACGAGGGGATGGAACTTACTGATATCGAGGATAATCACTTTGCGGGCGATCGCCACCATGGCCACCAGGAAAATGATTTCCACATGGATGACTTCTTCTTCCAGATAGACTTTAGTGGCTTCAATCAGTTCTAAGCCAATGATAATCAATAAAAAATAATCAAATATTTTTAGAATTTCTTGGATATTGAGCAATAAGAAATGAGGCTTGTTTTGCATTTGCTCAAATAATATAAAACCTAATTCGATCGTACCTAAAAAAACAACAAAAACCAGCATTAACAACAAAAAGAAGGCAATAAGACGTTCAAACGTCTCTAAAAACTTCTTCATGATTTTAATCAATCGATTCATACTCTCCTCTTAAAGATAGTCAGGTTTAAAGTTGTTAACGGGTAGACTCAGAGTTATTGCAGGAGATGATGGCCCTAGGTATAAAGAATCGAGAACTTTTAGCTAGAGAGAAACATCAGTTAAATTAGAGAGAGTCGTATCTCCTCCGAACTGATTTAACTAAGGCAACCTATGAGTTCTCAACCTCCTGGCCCTCCGAATAACCTTCTGGGTACACTGACCCAAGTCGCGCAAACGATCCAAGCAAAAGTTCAACTTGCACAACTGGCCCTGAAACCAAAGGCCCGGGTGGCTAAACTGATGGTGGAGGAGACGGAAGGAGAAGCGCCCGAGGAATATCCCCTATTGGGCGATCGCATTCTAATTGGACGCTCTTCAAAATCCTGCGATATTGTGATTCGGAACCCGGTCGTGAGCCAGATCCATTGTTCCTTGATTCGGGACTCAAAACAAGGGTTTACGATTAAAGACGAGGGGGCAACGAATGGTATCTATCGGGGGCGGCGAAAAGTGCCGGAAATGCGCCTTTATCATGGCGCTCTCCTGACGCTGGGCCCCCCAGAATTACAAGCTTCGGTTACCCTGCGCTATACCAATCCCCCCCCTTGGCCGATTCAGGTGCTGCGCTATAGTGCCTATGGGTTGGGAGGTTTAACCGCTTTGCTGACGCTCGCCATTTTAATGGAATGGCAAAAAGTTAATATTTCTCCTTTGCCTCGCAATATTCAAGGACCGGTGATTGTGTATGCACGGGATAATGAAACCCCACTCGTGCCTCCCACCAATCAAGCTCACTTAGAACTCCCTCGCCTTTCTGAGTTTTCCCCCCATCTGGCTAAAGCTCTGATTGCTTCGGAAGATAGCCGCTTTTATTGGCATTTTGGGGTCGATCCTATTGGTACACTTCGGGCGATTCGAGCGAATTTGAGAGGGGGAGGAATTCAACAAGGGGGAAGCACCATTACCCAACAGTTGGCTCGCAGTTTGTTTCGGGAGTATGTGGGTACATCTGATACAGCCGGTCGTAAGCTGCGGGAGGCGATCGTCGCTCTGAAATTAGAGACCTTTTATAGTAAGGATACCTTGCTCCTCACCTATCTGAATCGGATTTTTATTGGGGGTGCAAACTATGGTTTTGAAGATGCGGCGCAGTATTATTTGGGTAAGTCAGCCAGGGATCTCACCCTTTCTGAAGCAGCAACTTTAGTGGGAATGTTACCGGCTCCCAATAGTTTTAATCCGATTCGAGATTATCAGGCAGCGATTCGTCAACGGGATGGGGTGTTGTATCGGATGGAAAAATTGGGGATGATTTCCGTAGAGGAAGCGAACCGAGCGAGGCGATCGCGCATTCAAGTTAACCCCAAGGCCCTAGAACAGTTTAATCGCTCTATTGCTCCCTATTTCCATGATTATGTGTTTATGGAATTGGAGGAATTATTAGGTACAGGTTTGGCGCGAGAGGGCAATTTTATTATTGAAACCGGTTTAGATCCGCAGATGCAAGAAATTGCCGAGCAAAATCTGGAACAGGCGATCGCCACCACCGGCGAAAATTTTAATTTTGACCAGGGCGCGCTGGTTACCCTCGATAGTCAAACCGGAGAAATTCTAGCCTTATCCGGCGGTAAAAATTATCGCGAGAGTCAATTTAATCGGGCTGTGCAAGCCTATCGTCAACCTGGATCGACCTTTAAAGTATTTGCCTATGCTGCTGCTCTAGAAGAGGGCATTTCCCCTTGGAAAACCTATTCCTGCGCCCCTTTTACTTGGCAAGGTCAATCCTATAGGGGCTGCGAGCGCAGTGGCGGGGAGATCGATATGGCCGTGTCCATGGCCCAATCGGAAAATTCGGTGGCTCTGCGTATCGCTCAGGATGCGGGATTAAATGATGTGGTGCGTATGGCTCGGATGTTGGGTATCAATGCTGACTTAAAGGCGGTTCCTGGTTTAATCCTGGGACAAAGTGAAGTTACCCCCCTAGAAATGACCGGTGCATTTGCTGTTTTTGGCAATTCTGGAGTATACCATCGCCCCCATGCTATTCGCCGCATTCTGGACAGTAGTGACTGTGCTGTACCTAATCAAATGGATACCTGTCGGGTGATTTATGATTATGCCCAAGATCCGAAAGAGAATTACTCCGTACTTTCCCCGGAAGTCGCGAAAACCATGACTGCGTTGTTACAAGGAGTGGTGAGTCAGGGCACTGGAGGTAATGCGTATTTGGGATGGGGAGAAGCAGGAAAAACGGGAACAACCAATAATGGGGTGGATCTGTGGTTTGTTGGCTATATTCCTAGTCGCAGTTGGGTGACGGGGATTTGGTTAGGAAATGATGATAATACACCGACCTATGGCAGTAGCGCTCAAGCAGCTCAGGTTTGGGGGGATTATATGGGGGATTTGATGGATTGACAGACTCGCCTGGCTTGTTGATTGCGATCGATTATCGGCGATCATGAGAATTATTGAGTTAAGTCAATAAAAATTAACAATAAAGCCTGAATTCTTCATACAGGACAGGGTATGATATCTGCAACTAAAATCCAGCATTTATAGTTCCAACAATGCTCTGTATTGAGTAGCGAGTTGTTTTCTCGGTTCTGGCTCCCCACTAGAATTGTGAGAATTTTGTAAAATAAATTTACATCAGCACATTAATAACCCATCCATGACCACCCAATTTAGTGCCACTCAATCGGTTAACCTCAATGTTCCGCCCCAACCGATTCCCATTCAGCATTATCTACGGCAACCCAAACGTCTCGTTAATGCCTTAACTGCTGAAAGTCAAATTGAACACTTAAGTGACGAAATTTTTCGGCTGAAAATGCGTCCTTTGACGTTTATGATGTTTACCTTCCAACCGACGGTAGACCTCAAGGTTTGGGCAGATGCTCACGGAAATGTACAATTGCAATCGGTCAATTGTCACATTCGAGGTATTGAATATATTAATCAACGGTTTCATCTAGACTTAAAAGGTAAACTTTGCCCTCAACAATGTGGCGATCGCACAACTCTTCATGGAAAAGCCAATTTAGTCGTGCAAGTAGAACTGCCACCCCCCTTGAATCTCACCCCACCTTATATCATGGAAAATACGGGGAATGGATTACTCGGAAGTGTCCTTTTAACCATTAAACAGCGTTTGATGCATCAACTGCTGTGGGATTATCGCCACTGGGTACAGAATAGCCAATCCTTGGATAATCCTCAGCCATCCAATGCTGCCAACTTAGAAGCCTTGGTTAACCCCAATCAGGCTTAGTCCTCCTGATGAGAATAGGGGGATCGCTGATTACCTATTATTAACGGGAAACGTCGATCGCTTTAGGGCTAAGATAATGGTACGAACACTTAGGGGCATCTTCAAAGATGAAACTTTATCCAGAAGCTCAGACCCATCTCTCCAGTTTTAGCCAGGCTTGGCGCGCTCTCTCTCTTCATTATCTTACCCCTTGTGTCCTCTTGGCCCTCGGAACCGCCAGCAATATCATTTATGCCCATGTTCCTCTCGTCGCTTTTGCTGCTATGAGTGGGGTGATATTACAGAAGCGAAAGGCGATCGCCATTTCAGCGATGATTTGGTCGATCAATCAACTCATTGGCTTTGCTATCCGAGGGTATCCCCTCTCTGGAAGTGCCTTCACCTGGGGGGCGCTTATGGGAATAGGAACCCTCAGCGTTGCCTTCTTTGCCAGTCAAAAACCGACCTTTAGCCAGCATACTTGGGTTGGTCATCTCCTCTGGAATTTGATTGCCCTTATTGGTGGTTTTGTTCTGTATCAAGGTCTGATTTTATTGGCCTATCCTCTGCTCAGTGACGGTCATTTTATGGACTCGGCGATCGTTTGGCGATTATTTGTCAAACAAATGACTTGGGGAGGAGCGATCGCTCTTGGGTACAACCTCTTACTCTGGCGTACCCAAAATGTTACCTTATCCAAAACTCATCCGCAATAAACGGCTCAGAAAAATGACACACTTTTCCCCTTGGGTAACTCCCCTGAACCATCGAACCGTTGAACCCCTCTATGGAGGACACCAGATCGAATATGAAGACTTGCCTTGCACCATCGATGTTACTGGGCCTCTACTCTACACCCTATTTCAAGAGCGCTGGCAAGACGTGCAAATTGGTCATGTTGTCGAAGGAAGTGTCTTAGAACTCGAATTTACCGAAGCACCCAAAATCTGTATTCTCTATGATGGCTATCTTACCGTCGTCACCCAAGCCTGGCACTTGCATCTGTGTCTCGAAGAACACCTAGGCGGCCCCCTGTGCAAAACGCCCCCAGAACTGCGCCAACAACGACTCATTCAGCGAGCCTCACTGTACCGTCGCCTGAATGAAAAGGGACAACCCCGCAGTTGGGGGATTCAGTTTTGGAATGGGGCGGGAGAAAAAATGATGAATTTATTTTTACCCAATCCATTTTTAGGGGAAGATGAAGACCTTTTACCCCTGGGTAAACCTCAGTTAGAAAAGCTAAGTTTGTACGAAGAATTACGCCAGATTTATGTGTTAGGAAATCAACCCATTCCCTACAACCACAACCCCCTGAAACGTCCTTACCTTTCTGTCTGTCGCTCCAGTCGCTGCTACCCCTCGCGCCAGTGGAAACCCATTTATGACGCTCTCCAGCAAGCCGTAGAAGAAACCGGTACTGAGGTCACGGTTATGAATGCTGGCTGCTTAGAGGTCTGTAAACTTGGCCCCGTCGTCTTTTACTCTGGAGATAGAACCTGGTACACCCGCGTTACCCCAGAGGTGGCCAAGCAAATTGTCCAAGACCATGTTATTGAGGGTAACCCAGTCTCTAAACATCTCTATCCGCCGAACTAATTGAAACTTACGCAGGAACCTGGTTTCTTGGTTATTTTGCGTAAGTTCTGTGATTAATTAATGAGACTCGGTATTAAGATTCGCCCACTAGAAAAAATCCTGCCCAGTAACCTGGTTCGGAATATTCTTCCATTGTGGTTAACATTGCTTGTCGGAGTGCTTGAGCTTTGTTTTCTCCAGCTTGCAGATTTTTGTAGAAATCTACCATTAATTTGGAAGTTGCTTCATCAGGAACTTGCCATAAAGAAATAACTACACTGGGAACTCCTGCTCCAACAAACGGACGGGCAATACCGACAACTCCATCGGTAGTAATCTCTCCTAACCCAGTTTCGCAAGCACTTAAGACCACTAAATCTGCTGTCAAGTCAAAGTTATAAATTTCGTGTTCTCCTAAAAACCCTAGATCTTGCCCTGAAGGAGCAAAAGCTAAACTAAATGGATTGCCATGAGTAGCTAGATGGATGATGTTGGCATTAGGCATTAGTCTAGTAATTCTGGATTTTGTTGCTCTTGTGCCTGTAATGGCAGTTGTATCTAATAATTGAGCGATCGCTTCTGCCTCTTTTTCAGCATCGGGTAAAGCTTTGAGTTGTTCACCATTGTTGCCTATCGGCATAACTGGATTACCAACTACTAAGTTTTGATTGGATAAGTTTGGAGCTTTTTTAGCTTTTTGTTGTTGAGTAATTTGCAGAAGTTTAATAGAGGGAGATATTCGCAGGGTATGTTTTTGAATTAGGTATTTATTATCCTTTCCTGTGAGGGCGGCAAATGGAACTCGAAATAGCTCGCCGTCGGGAATAATAATCACTTCTTCTTCTGGGTTTTTAGGTAATAGTTGGGCTATCGGTTCTATCAAAATTTTGTGCGCTTCTTTTAAACAATCATCAATGATAATCATTTGTTGTTTTTCTTCTTTGCTTTGACAGTTACTGCCTATTTCAGATTCTGGTAAATCTTTTGTTGCACTTC
This window of the Roseofilum reptotaenium CS-1145 genome carries:
- a CDS encoding (2Fe-2S) ferredoxin domain-containing protein, which gives rise to MTHFSPWVTPLNHRTVEPLYGGHQIEYEDLPCTIDVTGPLLYTLFQERWQDVQIGHVVEGSVLELEFTEAPKICILYDGYLTVVTQAWHLHLCLEEHLGGPLCKTPPELRQQRLIQRASLYRRLNEKGQPRSWGIQFWNGAGEKMMNLFLPNPFLGEDEDLLPLGKPQLEKLSLYEELRQIYVLGNQPIPYNHNPLKRPYLSVCRSSRCYPSRQWKPIYDALQQAVEETGTEVTVMNAGCLEVCKLGPVVFYSGDRTWYTRVTPEVAKQIVQDHVIEGNPVSKHLYPPN